One candidate division WOR-3 bacterium genomic window, GGCCTTCTTGCCTATTACACCAAGGATCCTTGAGCCATCCTTTCCTTTGATCCAGACCCTCTGTCCCTGGGCAATCTGAGGGTCAACCCCGCCAATGGTGTTGAAGTAGAGGTAGCCCTGCTCATCGACATAGGTAATCATATAGCCTATCTCGTCGATATGGCCTGCCAGCATAATTCTCGGTTCTTTACCCTCATTGATAACAGCAATGGCATTTCCATGGTAGTCGGTGTAGACCTTATCAGCGTATGGTTTTGCCCTTTCTACCCATACCTTCACCGCCTCTTCTTCAAAGCCCGATGGGCTCATTGCATTTACCAGCGCTTCTAAGAACTTCTCTCTATCCTTTTCCATATCTCCTCCTTTAGTAGAACAGAGCCACCTTCTTCCTGAGTAAAATTGTATTGTCCCTTTTAAGCACTGCAAAATAGACGCCATGGGGGCAATCTAATTCAACTTTAACACCGTCGGCAACCTCCTTTGTTTTTATTCTTCTTCCCGCTGCATCGTAGATTTCCAAAGTTGCGGTTTCAGGCCCGATACCATTTATTGTTAGGAGTTTACCACTTAGGGTCAAAGATGGTGAGGCCTTTTGTTCCTTAACGGGCAGTGTTACATTTATTACAATGGGTCCCAAAATAGTATCGTTGTTTCTAACGAGGTAGAAGGTTTCGCTCAGTGGTCCTTCTTCATAGGTGGAAACCCTCATTTTGAAGTCGAAGTAGAAGGTCTGGCCAGGAAGGCCAAAATGTCCGAGGGGCTTGGCTCTATTAGTACCTGCCCAGTATTCAGGATAATAGAAATTTGAGGGGTTTCGACTACTTACTAAAGAGGTGAGGGAATCAAAGGAGGAGTAGGAGGTGTTTTTTACTTTTAAACTAAGGGTAAAGGTGTCATAGGGCGTGAGAGTGGAATCGGGATATATGACTTCTAAAAGTTCGCCCGACAGTGGATTATAGTTTTCAAGGTTATAATAGAGGGTTGCATAATTGAGGGATATCCAGCCCCTTGTATTACCCTGGATGTTGGGAAGGTAGATTCTTGCCCATCCGTTGACGATGGAATCGACAACAAAAACCTGTCCTCTGGTAATTTGCGTGATAATGGAGTAGGATGTGGATGGGCCCGTTCGTACGTTCAAAAGGTCGGTGGTGCAAAGGGCGACGGTGTCTCCTGATGAACCTTCCAAATATCTTACACTAATCCCATCACCAGCATAAATATAGCCATAATAGCCACCACTGGCGGAAGGGAAGTAGATCTTGTACCAATTCCCCTCATAGTAAAAGGCGACGAGCTTGCTTCCGTAAGATGCAGTAGTTATGACGGGGTATGAAGTTGAAGGCCCTTCTCTTATGTTGAGTTCGGAAGCGATTACTCTTACGACGAAATGTTCACGAGGAACTGGGATGTTCAATTTTTCCCTAATTAGATTGTTAAAGATCCCACGGTCGTAGGTTAGTGCCCAGCATCCAACTCCTTTTAATGAACTATCCATAGCCATTTGTATTTTAATTCTGATAGAGGCGGTGTCATCATACCAGACCTGATACCATAGAGAATCGACAGTATAGCGGTACCAGGGGGTAAGGGAGTAGTTATCCCAGAGCCTACCGTAACTCACTGCCTCTTGCATTGCGGTGGGAGCCACGACCGATGAACCATTGCCCGTAGCAGGACTGTTAAGGTTTCCCGATTGGGTTGGCCAGCGGTACCCATAGTAAGGCATACCGAGGATGAGTTTTGAAGGTGAGCAAAGGGCCTTATAACTTCCAATGGTTTTTGCGATGCAATATTGCCCCCAAACTGAAGAAGGAACCGCTGGTGCTACAGGTCCTGCATAGTCAGAGCCAGAATAGTGAAAGTCGTATCCCATAATGAAAAGTCCATCACTGTGGGTGGAAAGGTAGGTGTAATCGTACCCTGGGGACCACTCGGGAACGGCAGGCATTGCAATAAAAAGGTCCTTTCTCCTTGAGGTGTTGTTTTGAAGGGCATAGTAAAGGTCGTTTATAAAGCGAGAAAAGCTGTCTTTCACAGTAGAGGATACAAACTCAAAGTCTATGTTGACACCTTCGATGCCATAGTTTTCAACAAATTGTACAATGTTGTTAATGGCATTTAATCGGGCTGTGCGATTGTTTAGGAACGCAGAAACTTTAGTACTTCCAAAGATGGTAAAGGTCATGTGGACTCGTACCCCTCGCTTATGGGCTCTGTTTATTAGAGAAATAAAGTTGTTAGAGTAGGGAATAGCTCCAAGCGCCCCCAGGGTGTCAATTCCAACGGAAAAATAGGCTACATGGGTAAGGAGAGAAAAGTCGATGTAACTGTACTCGGTGGTGTCTATCCAATATGGGCAGTAGCCGTAAAAGATGTTTCTAAGCCCCTTTTCTTCAATTAGAGGTTCAACTACAATGGGCGTGTCACTTACAGGCGAAAAGGCCGCCTCGTTCAGATGGGAGTAATATTCTATCTCGTGAATGGAAGGTGGGAAAGGCTCAGTAAGGAAGAGGAGCAAAAGAAATTTCACTTTCTCACCCCGAAATTAATTATGGTTTGCCAATCCAAGAATTTACTACTAAGTTCCATCAACTACGCAGAAAGGCCTGCCATTTGTTTCAAAATGGCAATCCTCTTCCAAATAGGTGGATGGGTGCTCCAGAGGTTTGCCCATAAAGAGTCTTTTTCCGAAAGTCCGCGCTTCTTGGGGTCACTGATGAAAAGGTGAGAAACCGCATCACTTACTTGCATGGGTCTTGAGTAGGTAGCGATCTTTTCAAGGGCTGAGGCAAGGGCAAGGGGATTCCTCGTTATGGCAACAGATCCCGCATCGGCCATATATTCTCTGGCACGGGAAATGGCAAGGGCCATTAATTTTCCGATGATGGATGCCAATAGTACAATTAAGAAGAGGATAAGTATTACCAGAAGCTCTCCCCCGCTGTCTTTCTCATCCCTCCGTCTTCTTGCTCCTCCAAAATATAACTGAAATCTCAAGAGGTCAGCAATGATTACAATGGCACCCACAAGGACTGCCACCATCGTCATCGTGAGAATATCCCTGTTTTTAATATGGGAAAGCTCATGCCCGATAACGCCTTCCAGTTCTTCCCTATTTAAGAGCTTTAAAAGCCCTGTAGTGGCACAAACCGACGCGTGTTTTGGATCTCTGCCCGTTGCAAAGGCGTTGGGTGATGGATCATCCATTATGTAACATTTGGGTGTTGGAAGACCTGCAGCTATGCTAAGTTCCTCAACGACATTTACGAATTGTCTCTCTTCATAATCGGATAAATTGGGCTTTCTTGCTCCTACAGAAGCGAGGACAATTTTATCACCCCAGTAGTAAGAAATGAGGCTCTGAAGGAGGGCGATGAGTAGCGCTAAGAAGGTAAAGAAGCCGCCAGCCCCAGTAGCATAATCGATCAATCTTCCGATGAAGTAGAGCATTAAAACGAGGAAAAGGACCAAGAAAAAGGTCCTCCTCTTATTTCTGGAAGCGATTTTCACAAAATCTAAAGCACTCATCCTGCCTCCTTAAAATTTGATTTCAACCCTTTCTCTTTCTCCTGGAAATTCGAGAAATTCTGCGGGCTTGAAGCCGAAGAGTCCTGCGATAATATTCAAAGGAAACATCTGGCAAAGGGTGTTATATTCTCTTACAGTGTCGTTAAAAAATTGCCTGGCGTAGGCGATTCTATTCTCGGTGCTTATGATCTCCTCCTGGAGGATTTTGAAGTTCTCAGAGGCCTTAAGGTCTGGATAATTTTCGACAAGTAGAAGCAATCTCTTTATGTTGTCTGAGATTGAACCTTCGATCTCCCCCCTCTCTTTTAGGTCGCTGGTACTAATTGCCCTACTCCGCAACTCTGTTATCCTCTCTAAGAGCTCTCTTTCGTGTTTCATATAACCTTTTACAGCCTCCACAAGGTTAGGAATGAGGTCATGTCTTCTTTTGAGCTGGACATCCAGTTGGGAAAAGGCCTCTTTGACCCTTATCCGCCATCTCACTAAGGTGTTGTAAGCGAAAAGGACAAAGAGGATAAGTAAAATGAGAATTACAAGCACAATCTTCAGCGTCATATTGTTATATTAGTATAATGCGGGCGTTTTTTCAATAAAAGGAAATACTACAAAATAGCCTGCCACTTAGTGAGGGCATCCTCATCGGGGAGTTCAAAGCGAAGAGAATTCCCTGCAATTAAGGTTTTACCTAAGAACCGCAATGAGTCCCGTATCTCATCGATGTTTAACATTTTTCTCACTTTTCCAAAGGCAAGTATAAGGATTTCATTGCCCCGTTTTACAAGGCAAGCCGAGTAGGACCTCTGACCAAAGGGTAATTTTTCGTAAACCATCACATTGGGTGTCACAATCTCCCAATCAACTCCAGGAACCTTTGGACAGCGACCTCCCCCAAGTAGGGCAAAGAAGGTAAGGAGATTTGCAATGAGAATTGCTCCAAGAATAAAAGCGAAAAACACCCTTTTGCTTTGCAATTGCAGTGGGGAAATCTTTTTGCGAAAGTTAGAAATATTGTGTGAAAACTCTGGCCTCGCTACCTTTTTATCCCCATATTTGAGGCTTTCCAGCAAACTTATAAAGTACTGGAATTTAGTGTCAATGGTACCATCCCTTGATGTGATGTCAATCCACAGAAGGAGGGTGTCAAGGGCGATTACCGCGGCTACTGAATAGCCTTTCCTCAGCGGTTTAAAGGCTATAAAGGCAGAGTCACCGAGGGGGACATAGTCGAGTATTAATCGGTTCCCTCTGAAGTTGTAAAATTTTATATCTTCAAGGTTTTGAATCGGATTTTCTTGGCAATGGTAAAAGAGTCTCAACCCTTCTTTAAAGGTGTAGCCTTTCCAGTTTTCGTCTTCAACCCATTTCGGCAGCGATGTTGGAAATTCACCAGAGAAGGGGCCTAAGTCTCGGAAAGCGGTGTCGAGGGAGGAAAACTTTTCCATTGCAAAAATGACAATAACTACAAGGGAGAACTCAAGGATCAAGGTGAATAAAACAACCTTTTTCACGCTCTAATTTTATGGCAAACCCGGTAAATTCGCCACTGCGCCTGCGTGTAGACACTAATACAATGGCCCAAAGGCCATAAGATTCCAGTTTCGCGGAATTTCCCTTAAAATTTAAGTAAATGAGAACCTTCAAGATTTTAGTCTTCCTTTTTGCCCTTCTGTTTTTAAGTTGCGTATACAGTTTCAAGGGTTTCACAGCAGGGAAGGTCTATGAAGTTTACATTGAAAATTTTGAGAATACTTCGGAAAGGGCGGGGATCGAAATTGACCTCACCCGGTGGATTACCGACCAGTTTGACTCCGATCTCCGTTTTAAGGTAGTTTCAAAGGCAAAGGCTGAGTATATATTGAAATTCACAATTTCGGGCTACAAGGTAGAGCCCTATCAATATAAACCTGATGGAACCGTTTTGAGCTATCGAATTATCGTTATGGGGTATTTGAAGATTACAAATGCCAAAGAAGGAAAAGTTGTGCTTGAGGATAAGTTAATTTCCGCCTGGGGCGCCTATGCTTATAACGAAAGGGAAGAGGATGGACTTAAAAAGCTTTCCGATGATCTCGGAACCAAGATTATTCAGGAATTTTTGAATACTGTTTCTCAGTAGAAATGCCGGAAACCTATATTGTTCACATCGATAAAATGATCCATGAAGGCCTGTCCCTCGGAAAGCTGGGGCAGGGCATAAAGGTAATGGTCCCCTACGCCGTGAAAGGCGACGAAGTAGAAATCCGAATTGTTAAGAAGAAAAAGGATTACTGGATAGGCGCAATTAAAAAGGTGATCACCCCGAGCCCGATGAGGACTGTTCCCAAATGTCCCTACTTTGGAAAATGTGGTGGGTGTCAGTGGCAGATGATCGATTACAAGTATCAACCTCAGCTTAAGAAGGAACTGGTGATGGATACGCTGAGCCATTTATCAGGTTTTAATGAGGTAGATGTGCTGGATACCATTCCATCTCCGAAGCCCTTTAATTACAGGAATAAGGTCCATTTTCCTCTCAAGAGAGTTTCCCCTAATACGGTGATTATGGGCTTTTACAAGCAGGATACCCATTACATCATCGATGTGGTTGAGTGCCCTCTACACCTTGTTCAGTTTAATGAAATTTTCAAAAGGGCAAAAAGGCACATTGGTGAAAAGGGTCTTTCTATTTACGATGAGACGAAGCATACGGGATTTATAAGGAATTTTACCCTGAGGGGTTCGGAACGAATGCAGGAAACTCTCATCGTTATTGTTTCCAGGGATGAGTATCTCCATAAGGGCACCGCAATGGATTTAATGAAGATGGGTAATAATGTTATAGGAGTGGTGGAAAACATAAACCCCGAGAAGGGCAACACCATCTTTGGTAGGGAGAGCAGGACTCTTGTGGGAACCCATCTCTTCCATGAGAGGATTAAAAATTATACCTTTGTAATTTCGGCTACCTCCTTCTTCCAGGTGAACACCTGGATTGCGGAGAAGATGGTGGAGGTTCTGGATAAGGTTATGCAGGAGATAGGGGAGGTGGATGTTATTGCCGATGCCTACTCAGGAGTAGGGCTTTTTGCCGTTGCGTCGGCGAAGTACGCAAGAAAGGTCTACGCCCTTGAAATTTCCCCCGAATCGGTAAGTTGTGCCCATAAGAACATCGCTGTGAATAATAAGCCCAACATCGAAATAATTAACGGCGATGCAGAAACGCTGCTTCCGACTCTTGATAGGGTTGATGTCCTTATTTTAGACCCTCCCAGGAGAGGGGTAGGTGATGGCATCGTGAACTTTCTCGCTCATTCAAAGCCATCACATATTCTCTACTTCTCTTGCAATCCAGCTACCCTTGCGAGGGATTTGAAAAAGATGGTGGATGTGGGATACAAAATTGAGTTTGTTCAGCCCTTTGATATGTTCCCTCAGACTTTCCATGTGGAAAATTTGGTCTATTTGAAAAGATAAAATTTTCGAATTTACCTCAAAGTATTTCAGGCTTTAAGGTTGCGCTCTTAACTCCTTGAGAATTAGTGTTTTACAAGTACTTGACTTGCACATCCTTTTAAGGTTATAATTTTTAAACACAGGAGGTATTTATGTTAAAACGTGTGCTCCTAATATCCGCCTTGCTGGGTATGGTTTGGGCCCAGAAGGCAAAAGTGGAAGAAATGCCACCAATACCTGTGGAGACGCCTATGTGGATTGGTGGCGAATCGAAGGCTCCCGCTCCGGTGATCGATACAAACTGGATATACTCGGGCTCTACTGCAAACCTCACACGAAAGGTTGCCGTTGGAAAGTATTTCAAGGGCCCAAGTGATGACACGCTCAGAGTTTTGACTGTCCAAAGCGGTGGAACGAGGTACTTAGTGATTGCCACCGATACCACAACTACTGGGTTTGGGACGAGGAAGTTTAGAATCGATACCACGATTACCTTCCCTACCGGTGCCACTGAAGCGTCCATTGCCGTTGGGGATGTGGATGGTGATGGAGTAACGGATATTCTAACGGGTGATAATGCTGCTGTAAGTGGTAAGGTCTGGCTCAGAAGGTTCAAATGGGATGGTACAAACTGGGTTAGGGTTGATAGTATTGGGGTTGGTTCTTCAGATTACATAAATGATATAGTTATTGCCGATGCTGATAACGATGGCGCTTCAGAGGTGCTTTTCAACCTCGCCAATAATACTAATTCTGCTATAATGGTCGCCAAATGGAATCCCCTATCGAGTGGCTGGGATACGACCAGGATTACCTTTGGCAGGACCCAAAGATATAGAGGCGTAGCGGTGGGCGATGTAATTCCCGAAATTCCTGGTAATGAGGTTTACATTTGTGGTGGGACAGATTTTGCGATGGCATACTGGAACGGTACCCAATGGGTAACTCAAGTGATCACCACCGCTCTCTCTTCCTGCTGGGACCTTGTGATTGGAGACATAGACCCCACTCTACCCGGTAATGAAATTGCCATTGTTCATGGATCTACATCCTATCAAATTAGTGTATGGAATTATGATTCGAACTCACAAACCTTTTATGGAAGAGCGTGGAATATCCTTGGAAGCTCCTGGGGAACGAGCGGAAACAACGACATAACTATTGGTGACTTCCTCAGGGAAACACCCGGAAACGAGGTGGTATTGTCCAACACCGGTACTACTACTACGAACCCCTCTATATGGTTTAACATCAGTCCGAACGGTAGAGTGTATGCAGGAGCTTTGCGAAAGCTTGGAGCTTATGCGGATTACGGTGTTCTAATTGCCGATGTGAACAGGTGGAGAACTGGTAACGAACTGGTGATGTCCGCCGG contains:
- a CDS encoding glycosyl hydrolase family 18 protein encodes the protein MKFLLLLFLTEPFPPSIHEIEYYSHLNEAAFSPVSDTPIVVEPLIEEKGLRNIFYGYCPYWIDTTEYSYIDFSLLTHVAYFSVGIDTLGALGAIPYSNNFISLINRAHKRGVRVHMTFTIFGSTKVSAFLNNRTARLNAINNIVQFVENYGIEGVNIDFEFVSSTVKDSFSRFINDLYYALQNNTSRRKDLFIAMPAVPEWSPGYDYTYLSTHSDGLFIMGYDFHYSGSDYAGPVAPAVPSSVWGQYCIAKTIGSYKALCSPSKLILGMPYYGYRWPTQSGNLNSPATGNGSSVVAPTAMQEAVSYGRLWDNYSLTPWYRYTVDSLWYQVWYDDTASIRIKIQMAMDSSLKGVGCWALTYDRGIFNNLIREKLNIPVPREHFVVRVIASELNIREGPSTSYPVITTASYGSKLVAFYYEGNWYKIYFPSASGGYYGYIYAGDGISVRYLEGSSGDTVALCTTDLLNVRTGPSTSYSIITQITRGQVFVVDSIVNGWARIYLPNIQGNTRGWISLNYATLYYNLENYNPLSGELLEVIYPDSTLTPYDTFTLSLKVKNTSYSSFDSLTSLVSSRNPSNFYYPEYWAGTNRAKPLGHFGLPGQTFYFDFKMRVSTYEEGPLSETFYLVRNNDTILGPIVINVTLPVKEQKASPSLTLSGKLLTINGIGPETATLEIYDAAGRRIKTKEVADGVKVELDCPHGVYFAVLKRDNTILLRKKVALFY
- a CDS encoding M48 family metallopeptidase codes for the protein MSALDFVKIASRNKRRTFFLVLFLVLMLYFIGRLIDYATGAGGFFTFLALLIALLQSLISYYWGDKIVLASVGARKPNLSDYEERQFVNVVEELSIAAGLPTPKCYIMDDPSPNAFATGRDPKHASVCATTGLLKLLNREELEGVIGHELSHIKNRDILTMTMVAVLVGAIVIIADLLRFQLYFGGARRRRDEKDSGGELLVILILFLIVLLASIIGKLMALAISRAREYMADAGSVAITRNPLALASALEKIATYSRPMQVSDAVSHLFISDPKKRGLSEKDSLWANLWSTHPPIWKRIAILKQMAGLSA
- a CDS encoding LemA family protein is translated as MTLKIVLVILILLILFVLFAYNTLVRWRIRVKEAFSQLDVQLKRRHDLIPNLVEAVKGYMKHERELLERITELRSRAISTSDLKERGEIEGSISDNIKRLLLLVENYPDLKASENFKILQEEIISTENRIAYARQFFNDTVREYNTLCQMFPLNIIAGLFGFKPAEFLEFPGERERVEIKF
- the lptE gene encoding LPS assembly lipoprotein LptE, which codes for MRTFKILVFLFALLFLSCVYSFKGFTAGKVYEVYIENFENTSERAGIEIDLTRWITDQFDSDLRFKVVSKAKAEYILKFTISGYKVEPYQYKPDGTVLSYRIIVMGYLKITNAKEGKVVLEDKLISAWGAYAYNEREEDGLKKLSDDLGTKIIQEFLNTVSQ
- the rlmD gene encoding 23S rRNA (uracil(1939)-C(5))-methyltransferase RlmD; the encoded protein is MPETYIVHIDKMIHEGLSLGKLGQGIKVMVPYAVKGDEVEIRIVKKKKDYWIGAIKKVITPSPMRTVPKCPYFGKCGGCQWQMIDYKYQPQLKKELVMDTLSHLSGFNEVDVLDTIPSPKPFNYRNKVHFPLKRVSPNTVIMGFYKQDTHYIIDVVECPLHLVQFNEIFKRAKRHIGEKGLSIYDETKHTGFIRNFTLRGSERMQETLIVIVSRDEYLHKGTAMDLMKMGNNVIGVVENINPEKGNTIFGRESRTLVGTHLFHERIKNYTFVISATSFFQVNTWIAEKMVEVLDKVMQEIGEVDVIADAYSGVGLFAVASAKYARKVYALEISPESVSCAHKNIAVNNKPNIEIINGDAETLLPTLDRVDVLILDPPRRGVGDGIVNFLAHSKPSHILYFSCNPATLARDLKKMVDVGYKIEFVQPFDMFPQTFHVENLVYLKR